From a region of the Helianthus annuus cultivar XRQ/B chromosome 5, HanXRQr2.0-SUNRISE, whole genome shotgun sequence genome:
- the LOC110941334 gene encoding uncharacterized protein LOC110941334, giving the protein MGVSGGGGMQNNYCRVNPIINSTLSCCSFVRLPPQPSDMATAFSCKFKKIWPPDLGKSSGVEERSLTAHRISEDPSRFRAMVISHLRVENQKADDHNHKKT; this is encoded by the exons ATGGGAGTAAGTGGAGGGGGTGGAATGCAAAATAATTATTGTAGGGTAAACCCGATTATAAATTCTACTCTCTCTTGTTGTTCGTTTGTCAGACTACCACCGCAGCCGTCAGACATGGCTACTGCTTTTTCGTGCAAGTTCAAAAAAATCTGGCCTCCCGATTTGGGTAAATCATCG GGTGTTGAAGAACGATCGTTGACTGCTCATCGGATTTCGGAAGACCCATCTCGTTTCAG GGCAATGGTCATAAGCCATCTCCGTGTGGAGAACCAGAAGGCTGATGATCATAACCATAAGAAAACATAG